The DNA region TATTAACTGTTATTAAATTTTTGAAAAACACTCATCAAATAAATAATAATAATAAAAATTACACAAATTTTATAAACAAATAAAAAAAACCACAAAAATTTCTGAAAAAAAAGAATTTCTTTTCTTTCAGAAAAATCAGACATAATTCATATTTTTCTCTCTAATATTTTTATAATTTCTCTTACTTCAGGATTCTTTTGAAGAAAACTTTCTAAATCTTCAGAAGAATCAGAATCAGTATCAGAAGTAGATGACGCAACAGTTGTTTCTTTATCATTACTTTTACTCGTTGTTTTATCTTTATCAGTATCAGATTTATCAATTATTCCTATTCCAGTTAATCGATTATCATCATAACATGATGAAAAAAATATCATAGACAAGATGAATATGAAAAGAAATGATTTTTTCATTACTCTACGTTTTTTTTTGAATATAAGTTTTTTTTATATTACAATAAATATTTTACCAATGTGTGTTTTCATAAAAATATGCAACATATCAGAAAATCCTTTGCCTAATTACGCAACAGATGGATCATCTGGAATGGATTTACAAGCTTTTTTAAAAAAAAGTATTTCTATTCATCCTATGGAAAGAAAAATTATCAGAACAGGTTTATTTATTGAAATCCCCATAGGATACGAAGGACAAATCCGTCCTAGAAGTGGTTTAGCTTTTCATCACGGAATTACTGTATTCAATAACCCAGGAACTATAGACTCCGATTATAGAGG from Blattabacterium sp. (Blattella germanica) str. Bge includes:
- the dut gene encoding dUTP diphosphatase, producing the protein MCVFIKICNISENPLPNYATDGSSGMDLQAFLKKSISIHPMERKIIRTGLFIEIPIGYEGQIRPRSGLAFHHGITVFNNPGTIDSDYRGEIKVLLLNLSNSSFVVENGNKIAQIIFIKYNKIKWIKNFK